The Enterobacter mori genomic interval GAATGCCGCGATGGCCGGTGCGCTGATTTTCGGATCGGCAAAGCCACGCTCGGTTAACTCAAGGGCGATCTGTCCGGGATGGACTTTCCACTTATTGAGCAACTGGCTCAGCAGAGGCGGCAATTTGCCGGAGAGTAAATCGGCAGGCGCAAGGTTAATGGAAATATGCTGATCGCCATGCAGATGTAGCCAGTGACCCATATCCTCAAACACTTTTTCGATGACGAGCTGCGTCAGTTGCGTAATAAGGCCCGTCTGTTCCGCGAGCGGAACGAAAATATCCGGTGAGAGATGGCTCCCGTCAGGCTGAGGCCAGCGGGCAAGCGCCTCAGCACCGACAATTTTCCCACTGCAGAGCGCCACAATGGGCTGGTAGTTAACCACAAATTCGCGGTTATTAATCGCATCAAGCAGCCTGTAGCGTGGGGACTGTATACGTCGCAGGATGCGCAGAACGAAAAGTGCGGCAAGCAGGCTTATCAACATGCCAAACGGCAGCCAAAAAAGAAGTTGCCGATGCCAGGTTTCAGCCAGCGGTTTTAACGCCGCCCAGGCGACGATATTAAACCCCAGCTCAGGAACAGGCTTAATAATATACATTGAGCCGTTGTACTGAACGCGGGTCATTTCCCGATCGACAGTCATGTTGCGAATATGAGGAGCAAGCGTGTTGCTGCTGGCAAAAACGAGGTGTGTTGAGCTGCCTACCAGCGCGGCATCAATTGCGATCTCACCGAAAGGGATCACATCCACCAACGAGGCAGGATCGACCAGCACAAGGTAATGGCCTTTGCCCAGTACGGCCATATAGCGGTTAAAACCAAGATCGTTTTGCGTGGTCAGCCAGGCACTGTAACCATCTGCAGTAATACGCATCGGGGGCGGGAAAGCGGCTGCGTCGCTGTCCTGCTCCAGGGAGGAGCAGAGGGGCTTCAGGTTGTCGATGTAGATCACTTCCTGAACATAACGCCATGAGAAAGCAACCCGACGCATTTCCCGTAAATGCAGATAACTACAGGGAGGCCCCTCAAAGGCCTGAAGCCGGGTCAGCGCTTCTTTTGCCTGATTAACTACCCTGTCTGTACGAAGCAGCACGCGGGATGCGTAACTATTAAGCACATCTTCAAATTTATCCTCCGCCTGGCGATGCGCCAGCCAGATACTAAGGCAAATCGGTACCAGCACAGAAAAGATCAGTATGCCTGTGACCAGGCTGACCAGATGTCGGGTTTTCATGCTGCTGTTTCCTTTCTCATATGCCCATTTCCGGGCACTGAGTCGCTTGTCGGAGGCGAAAAATTTTACCGTGAAATGATATAGTTATAGCACGCAGGTGTCATGATTTTCATTTTGTCGCAAACCTTTAAGGACGTTTTGCGAGGAAGGGGGGGAATTTTCAGGGGTTGTTTTTTCAACTGAGCCTGGATATCATTTTGTTATGTTATAACAAAACATGAAGAGCCTATAATGAAACCTGATATCCATCCAGCCTATCGCACCGTGGTGTTTCACGACACCAGTGCCAACGAATACTTTAAAGTCGGATCGACCATCAAGACCGACCGTGAAATTGAGCTCGACGGTGAGACGTATCCGTACATCACCATCGAGGTCTCTTCAAAATCACACCCGTTTTATACCGGTAAGCAGAAAACGTTCTCGACGGATGGCAGCGCTGCGCGCTTCCGCAAACGTTTTGGCGGCTTTCTTAATGCGAAGCGGGGTTAACCATGCAGGTACTTAACTCGCTGCGCAGTGCGAAACAGCGTCACCCGGATTGCCAGATCGTAAAACGTAAGGGACGCTTGTACGTCATTTGCAAATCTAACCCGCGCTTTAAAGCCGTTCAGGGACGTAAAAAAAGACGCTAAACGCGCGTTTCACGCCAACTTTCCAGGGATCTGATCTGTTTGCCATCGGCGGTAAAATTGTCGGTGGCAAGCCAGTTTTCAAACGCTTTCGCAAGAATCGGCCACTCGCTGTCGATGATTGAGAACCAGTCCGTATCCCGGTTATGTCCTTTCGTCACCAGAGCCTGACGAAAGCGCCCTTCAAACTGAAATCCCAGACGGAGCGCCGCCTTGCGGGAAGGTTCGTTCAGGCTGTTACATTTCCATTCATAGCGGCGGTATCCCAGCACGTCGAACGCATACTGCATCAGGAGGTATTGCGCTTCTGTGGACATCGGCGTGCGGCTAAGAAGGGGGGAGAAATGGACGTGTCCCACCTCCATAACACCGTTTGTCGGATCGATACGCATCAGCGCCAGCGTACCGACAGGTGCCTGAGTCTGATTATCAATGACGGTGAAATGTATCGGATCCGGTAATTCGCACACGCTTGCCACCCACGCGGCAAATTCGCCTGCGGTGGCATCAGGTTCACGCAGCAGCCACGTCCAGCTGCGGGTATCTTCTGCCAGAAGATAGGCCGAAAAGAGGGCATCGGCATGTTCCACACGCAGCGGCTCCAGCCGACAGTAGCAGCCATGAAGATGCACGCGGGAAGGTGCCTGGCGGGGTTGCCAGTCGATAAGTTCATCGCCAATGGGTTGTCCAAACTGATTGAATGTGCTCATGTTATTTTCCGCTCTGCTGTAAGTGATCTCAGAGTAAATAAATGCTGGTTCCTTAAAAAGTACCAGTGAGGTATGTTCTGGTGGTACCACGGAGAGAGAAAATGAATATACCTGGCGATGAATTTTATACCCTGATCGCTGCTGCGCTGGAAAAGCGCGGTGAAGAGACCTTGCAGCGCACGCTGTATCTTGCCATGCGTGAAGCCGTCCTGCAGGGAAGGCTGCAGGCTGAAAGCCGCTTACCGGGCTCCCGGGTGATTGCGCAGCAGCTTTCCGTGTCCCGTAACACCGTCAATGCGGCGCTTGAGCAACTCTCGCTAGAAGGGTATCTGCTGCGCAGTCGTCAGGGTACACGCGTGGCGCAGCTGGCGCAGCGCGGAAATCGACAGGATTTTCCCGAGCCGACCATCACGCTGGCTAAGCGGGTGACGCAGTTGCCAGAACCGACGCCGAGGGAGACGCCGGTACTCGCTTTTACGCCCGGCACGCCAGCCATCAATTATTTTCCTCTTCCGCTCTGGCGGCGCTTGTACGATCGCGTTTTACGCGAGGAAGGGAGTGCATTACTTGGCTATGGCGATCCGGCCGGGGAATCCTCACTACGTGAGGCCATTGCCCGCCATCTTGCCCTGTCGCGGGGGATTGATTGCGATGCCAGCCAGATTATTATTACCGAGGGGGCTCTGGAAGGGGTGAATCTCTGCACGCAGTTGTTGAGCGAGCCGGGGGATCTCGCGTGGATTGAAGATCCCGGCTATGCGGGGGCAAAAAGCGCGTTTGCGAAATCGGGCTTGACGATGATAGGCCTGCCCGTGGACGACGAGGGAATGGACTGGGAAGGGCAACCTGCAGCGCGTCCTACACTCATCTTTACTTCGCCTTCACATCAGTTTCCCTACGGGAGCGTGCTGAGCGCGCGTCGGCGTTTGTCATTGCTGGCGCTGGCGCTCCAGCATAAGGCCTGGATTATCGAGGACGACTACGACAGCGAGTTTCGGTATTCCGGAGAGCCGGTGCCAGCAATGCTGGGAATGGTCAACAACGCGCCCGTGGTTTATCTGGGAACATTCAGTAAAACGCTGTTTCCGTCGCTCCGAATCGGTTTTATGGTCATCCCACCGTCGCTGGCAAACGCGGCGCGTCCGGCCATTGGTGCGTTATTGCGTGGGGGGCATCGTGCGGAACAGCGTACGCTGGCGCTGTTTATTGAAGAGGGCCATTACGCGCGCCATCTTGCCGCCATGCGTCGGCTCTATCGGAAACGCTACCGGCAACTGCGCGAGGTGCTCAACGCTGAGCTACATGTCGCGCATCGTGTGCTGGCGGCTGAGGGGGGCATGCACCTGACGGTGGCAATTGACGGGATTAATGACAAGGTGATTGTTCAGCAGGCGAAGGCATTCCAGCTGGCCCCCGCGGCGTTAAGCGGGTATTACCTGACGCCGAAGCAGGGGCAAACCGGTCTGGTGCTGGGGTACGGTAATACCTCTGCTTCTCAGTTTGCGTCAGGTATCCGACGCTTGCAGACGCTGATTACGCAGCAGCAGGACGAGAAAGCGTAAAGACATCATAAAAAGAGAGCTGCCCTTTGGTTGAAACCATTTTCTGCAGCTTCTCTTTCTGCCCGGTCTCCACCGCGGGTGAGTGTAAAATGCTGTCGATTAATTCTGTCGGCACAAAGCGCGTGTTGTACCACTCGCCGTTATAGCAGACCCGGAAATCAAGCACGTCGATATCTTCGTAGCGGTAGCGGGGATTAACGTCGAAAAAGAAAAACGCGTTAAATACCACAAACAGCACAACGAGCAGCCAGACGGAGTCCACCAGGGTTTCGGATGTCAGCATCACCACAAGCGTTGCCAGCCAGGCTGCGTACATGGCGACAAACAGTCCCGGATGCTTGCGGATGAAGCTAATGCTAAAACGCGGGCGATTGTCGCGCTTTTCGCGGTGGTTAAGATCGTCGATGGTGGCGGTGAGCAGGCGCTGTATCTCGGTCATTTTCTGCCTTCATGATTGTTGAAAATACAGGGGATCTGCCTATTTTAGGGGAGCAACCAGGCTGAAAAAAGTAACAGTCAGGCGCTAAAAGACCATAACAGTTGGCTCCCCCGATACCTTAGAGCATCTTGATGATTTTTGCCGGATTGCCGCCAACGACAGCATTGGCCGGTACATCTTTTGTCACAACCGCGCCGGAAGCCACCACCACATTATCACCCAGCGTGACGCCAGGATTAATGACGGCGCGTCCGCCAATCCAGACGTTATTACCAATGGTCACGGGCTTACCAAACTCGACGCCGCTGTTGCGTTCATCGGGATCCAGCGGATGAGTTGCCGTGTAGATATGCACACCCGGTGCCAGCATGCAGTTGTCGCCAATATGAATAGGGCAGACATCCAGCATCACGCAATCGAAGTTAGCGTAAAATTCTTTACCCAGGTAAATGTTGTAGCCGTAGTCACATCGGAAACTCGGCTCGATATACGCGCCTGCGCTTTGTCCTAAAAGCTCCGCCAGAATAGTCTGGCGTTCAGTTTTCGCGTCGGGGGCGGTGTGGTTATAGCGGTGAATCAGATGGCGGGCTCGCAGTCGATCGGCCCGTAACGTCTCATCACCAGGGCAGTAATGTTCACCTGCAATCATCTTCTGTTTTTCTGTGCTCATACAAGAACCTCTCTGGATATCATTACTGCAGAGTAATAGGGATAGGCCAGAAAGGGAACGTTCCCGGAAAACCTGTGTGATAACAGTCACAACAATGTTGCGGATGAGCACGTTTTACACGGAGACCTGCTTTCGCACAGGGAGCGTAAGTCGAAAGGTGTATACAAATCAGAACGTGACGTAGAACCTCTACAGACACGCGTTAAAGATTAACGAACAAATTTCCATACTGACGTTGGGATTTTGTCATACAGCTTATTCATGGTCAGCTCAGCAAGCCGATGGTCAGCGGCTGAATAAAATACAGCCAGTTCATTATCAGACAGCTCGTATTTATTTTTTTCGATGACACGTTCGAGTGTGTCTATTGACTGACAACGTCGCAAGCGCATCAAATAATCGACTTTTGTTAATGGTTTATCAGACATAAATTCACCTTAGTAATTGTAATAATTTTAACAGGAAAGACTAACCGGGTTTGCTCTGCTCACGTTGACGAAGCAGCGGAATAGCCGATTTCCCGATTTACGCCATTTTTGCAAATCCTGGGCGTTAATGCCGTAGCTACTGAACAACATAAAGGTGTCGTCCAGGTATTCGTCAATTTGCTCAATGAGCTTATTATCTTCATTGTACTTAATTTTATAATTAAGTGCGAAGGTTGCAATATGCTCTATCAGCTCGTTCAACTGTAAATTGATCGCAGACGTTGGGTCATTCACCCAGCCATGGTTACTTTCATCAAGATTGGCAAGGCAGTCATGGTACAAGGATTCGCAGAGAAATTTCAACTGCGCGATATCATGCCTTTTTGGCGAGTACTCGTCCATAGCGCATCCCCTTCTGAGTGATTTCTTACTCACCGAACATCATGTCGGGATGGATACAACATACTTAGCCGCACGGGTGCTGTGTTCCTGATAACTCTAACTATAAGCCACTCTGATCGAGATTTCACCGCGCTATTACGAAAAATTACAATTAAAACCTGATACTGCGAGCGTTTACGCAATTGCACGGCCTGACCAGAACGTTTTTATCCGAATTAACACTGGCTTTTTATCGCTTCCTTACGTTTCATTGATTTAGCTTAAACAGTCAGACGAAACCAGATTCGGACTTTTCTTTGTCCACAGTGATGCTAGGAATATTCCTAATAATTTAGGCGGCGAAATGAAATTAAAAAAATCATGAATTCGCCGATTAAGTTTTCAGTTATTTATGATATGTCTTATTAAGATGACAGAAAATAAATAGCACTACAATAAGCGTAATTTATGATTTTTTTGAAATGAAAAAGGCCGCAAATGCGGCCTTTTTATCATATGAAACCGGTATCAGTGAGGTTATACCGAATGATGGTGTTCAACGTCTTCATTCTTACGGCTGAAGCGGCGGCGAACCACCACGAAAAACACCGGTACGAAGAAGATCGCAAGAACCGTCGCGGTTACCATCCCACCCATTACGCCGGTACCTACTGCGTTCTGCGCGCCGGAGCCCGCACCGGAGCTGATAACCAGCGGCATTACGCCGAGGATAAACGCCAGGGACGTCATCAGGATTGGACGCAGACGCATACGAACGGCTTCGAGCGTCGCCTCAATCAGACCTTTGCCTTCTTTCTCCATCAGATCTTTGGCGAATTCCACGATAAGTATCGCGTTCTTCGCCGACAAGCCAATGGTTGTCAGCAGGCCCACCTGGAAATAAACGTCGTTGGTTAAACCACGGAACGTTGCCGCAAGTAGCGCACCGATAACCCCCAGCGGAACAACCAGCATAACGGAGAACGGAATCGACCAGCTCTCATACAGTGCCGCCAGACACAGGAAGACCACGATCAGTGAAATGGCGTACAGGGCAGGGGCCTGGTTCCCGGACAGACGTTCCTGGTAGGACATACCGGTCCAGTCGTAGCCGATACCCGCAGGGAGTTTAGCGGCCAGCTCTTCCATCAGACTCATGGCTTCACCGGTGCTTCGACCTGGTGCGGCCTGACCCAGAATTTCCATTGATGGCAAGCCGTTATAGCGTTCCAGACGTGGTGAACCGTATTCCCAACGTGACGTTGAGAAGGCAGAGAACGGCACCATCTGGCCATCGCTGCCGCGAACGTACCAGTTGTTGATGTCGTTCGGCAACATACGGTATTGCGCTTCGGACATCACGTACACCTTCTTCACACGACCACGGTCGATGAAGTCGTTGACGTAGCTACCGCCCCAGGCTGCGCCCAGTGTGGTATTGATGTCGCTGATGGACACGCCAAGCGCCTGTGCTTTTTCCTGGTCGATGTCGATTTTATACTGCGGCGTATCTTCCAGTCCGTTTGGACGCACGCCGACCAGCAGGTCAGGGTGTTTAGCCACTTCGCCAAACAGTTGGTTACGCGCCTGCGTCAGTTTCTCGTGACCCAGACCACCCTGGTCAATCAGCTGGAAGTCGAAGCCGGTCGCAGTACCCAGTTCAACAATCGCTGGCAGGTTAAAGGCGAAGACCATCGCATCTTTAATCTGCGAGAAGGTTGCCATTGCACGGCCAGTGATCGCTTCAACTTTGTTCTCTTCGCCCGGACGTTCAGACCAGTCTTTCAGAGAGACGAAGGCGATACCGGTATTCTGACCACGACCTGCGAAGCCAAAGCCGTTAACCGCAAACACGGATTCGACGTTGTCTTTCTCTTTCGTCAGATAGTAGTCAGTCATTTCATCCAGCACTTTCTGCGTGCGCTCTTGCGTCGCACCAGCAGGAAGCTGAGCCATACTCAGGAATACCCCCTGGTCTTCGTCTGGCAGGAACGAACTTGGCAGACGAACAAACAGGAAAGCCATGCCCACCACGATGATGATATAGAGCAGCAGATAACGACCGGTGCTGCGCAGGATGTTACCTACGCTGTCGGTGTAGTGGTGCGTGCTCTTATCAAACATGCGGTTAAACCAGCCGAAGAACCCTTTGTGCTCGCCATGACCGCCTTTCTTAATCGGCTTCAGCATGGTGGCACACAGGGCTGGCGTCAGGATCAGTGCTACCAGCACCGACAGCGCCATCGCCGAAACGATGGTGATGGAGAACTGACGGTAAATCGCACCGGTAGAGCCACCAAAGAAGGCCATCGGGATAAATACCGCGGACAGCACCATTGCAATACCGACCAGGGCGCCCTGGATTTGCCCCATCGATTTACGGGTCGCTTCCTTCGGCGGCAGGCCTTCTTCCGCCATGACGCGCTCGACGTTCTCTACCACCACGATGGCGTCATCCACCAGCAAGCCGATGGCGAGCACCATCCCGAACATCGTCAGGGTGTTTATCGAGTAACCAAATATTGCCAGAACCGCGAAGGTCCCGAGCAGTACGACCGGCACGGCGATGGTTGGGATCAGCGTTGCACGGAAGTTTTGCAGGAACAGGTACATAACCAGGAAGACGAGGATAATCGCCTCAACCAGGGTTTTTACCACCTCGTGAATCGAGATTTTAACAAACGGCGTGGTGTCATACGGATAAACGATTTTCAGACCTGACGGGAAGAACGGTTCCATCTTCTTCAGTTCTGCACGGATAGCCGTAGCGGTGTCCAGGGCGTTAGCGCCTGTCGCCAGTTTGATACCCAGACCGGAAGCCGGCTTGCCGTTGAACTTCGCGATGATGTCGTAGTTTTCACCGCCCAGTTCCACTTTCGCCACGTCACGCAGTCGAACCTGAGAACCGTCCGGATTCACTTTCAGCAGAATTTTGCTGAACTCATCGGCGGAGGTCAGACGCGTCTGTGCGATGATCGAGGCGTTAAGCTGCTGGCCTTTCACCGGCGGCGTACCGCCAAGCTGACCGGCTGCCACCTGGGCGTTCTGCGCTTTGATCGCGCTGATCACGTCAACCGGCGTCAACTGGAAGTTGTTCAGTTTGTTCGGATCCATCCAGATACGCATCGCGTACTGAGAACCAAACAGCTGAACGTCACCCACACCTGAGGTACGGCTGATGGCATCTTTCATGTTGGCGCCCACGTAGTCGGAAATATCCTCCTGCGTCATGGTGCCATTGGTGTTGATAACGCCGACAACCATCAGGAAGCTACTGGACGATTTCTCGACGCTTACACCCTGCTGTTGTACTTCCTGCGGCAGCAGCGGCATCGCCAGCTGCAGTTTGTTCTGCACCTGAACCTGCGCGATGTCAGCATCGGTACCTGACTGGAAGGTCAGGGTGATCTGAACTGTACCGGTTGAGTCACTGTTAGAGGACATGTACATCAGGTTATCGATACCGTTCATGTTCTGTTCGATAACCTGAGTCACGGTGTCCTGCACCGTTTTTGCATCAGCCCCTGGGTAGGTTGCGGAGATCGTCACCGCCGGTGGCGCAATCGTTGGATATTGCGCGACGGGCAGCTTCAGGATCGCAAGTCCCCCAGCTAGCATGATGATTATGGCGATCACCCACGCAAATATGGGGCGATCGATAAAGAAATTAGGCATGTCTTAACGGCTCCTGTTTAAGTTAAGACTTGGTTTGTTCTGACTGGCCAGCGGCCGAAGCTTGTTGTTTATCGTCAGATTTCACTTCCTGTGCTTTTACCTCTGCGCCAGGACGTACTTTTTGCAAACCAGTAACAATCACGCGATCGCCATCTTTCAGACCTTCCGTCACCAGCCATTTATCGCCAATCGCCTGAGTGGCGGTGATATTGCGCGTTTCGACTTTGTTATCTGCGCCGACAACCAGTGCGCTCGCATCGCCGCGCGGCGTGCGGGTGACACCCTGCTGTGGAACAAGAAGTGCGGTTGGATTCGTGCCTTCCTCCAGACGCGCGCGGACGAACATACCTGGCAGCAGATTTTTGTCAGGGTTCGGGAAAATCGCACGTAAGGTGATGGAACCGGTGGTCTGGTCGACCGTCACATCAGAGAATTCCAGGGTACCTTCCTGCGGGAACTTGATACCGTCGTTAGTGATCAGCTCCACTTTGGCTTTGCCGTTTTCCTGTTTCAGGGTGCCGTTAGCCAGCTCCTGTTTCAGGCGCAGGAAATCGTTGCTGGACTGGGTCACGTCAACGTAGATCGGATCAAGCTGCTGCACGGTAGCCAGCGCATTGGTCTGCCCGTTTTGCACCAGCGCCCCTTCCGTCACGGAAGATTTACCAATACGACCGCTGATAGGGGAGGTCACTTTGGTGTAGGCCAGGTTAATACGCGCGGTTTCGACAGCTGCTTTCGCTGCCACCACGGCCGCGTTAGCCTGCTGGGCATCTGCCAGGGCGGTATCGTAATCCTGTTGGCTGATGTACTTAGTGCCGAGCAGTTTTTGGTAGCGGCTCAGCGTGAGCTGGGAGATTTTGGCAGCAGCTTCAGCTTTCGCCAGATCGCCTTTCGCGCTTTCATAAGACGCCTGATAGGTTGCTGGATCAATCTGATACAGAGACTCACCGGCTTTCACATCACCGCCTTCCGTGAAGTTACGTTTCAGGATAATACCGCTCACCTGAGGACGCACTTCCGCAATGCGGTAAGCACTTGTACGACCTGGTAATTCTGTGGTGATTTGTAGAGGTTCAGATTTGAGCGTAACAACGCCTACTTCTGGCGCCTGCTGAGCTCCTTGTTGAGCCGGTTTGTCGTCACATCCTGTTAGCGCTAAGCTGCCTGAGAGCATCAGAACGACCGCCAGAGGCGTTAACCCTCTGTTTTTGTTCATATGTAAACCTCGAGTGTCCGATTTCAAATTGATCAAGGGTCCTGAGTCTAAAAACCCATTGCTGCGTTTATATTATCGTCATGCTATGGTACATACATTCATAAATGTATGTAAATCTGACTCCTGTAAATTCACTGACATATGGCACGAAAAACCAAACAACAAGCGCTGGAAACCCGACAACACATTCTGGATGTGGCGATTCGTTTGTTCTCTCAGCAGGGTGTGTCATCAACCTCGCTGGCGCAGATTGCTCAGGCCGCGGGCGTCACGCGGGGAGCGATTTACTGGCATTTTAAAGACAAGTCAGATCTGTTTGGTGAAATCTGGGAGCTTTCAGAATCCAACATTAGCGATCTAGAGACTGAGTATCGGGCAAAATTCCCCGACGATCCACTCTCTGTATTAAGAGAAATTCTAGTATATATCCTTGAAGCAACGGTAGTTGAAGAACGTCGCAGGCTAATGATGGAAATTATTTTTCATAAATGCGAGTTCGTGGGCGAAATGGCGGTCGTCCAGCAGGCGCAGCGTAGCCTGTGTCTGGAGAGCTATGACCGTATCGAACAGACGTTAACGCAATGTATTCAGGCAAAAACGTTACCGGCCAACCTGCTGACGCGACGCGCTGCCATCCTGTTACGTAGCTATGTCTCCGGGCTGATGGAGAACTGGCTTTTTGCGCCACAATCTTTTGATCTTAAAAACGAAGCGCGTAGCTACGTCGCCATCTTGCTGGAGATGTTGCAATTTTGCCCGACGCTGCGTGACGAAACCCCCTCCGTTCCAGCCTGACCGTCACCAGGATTTATCCTGGAGGTTCATGTTCTTGCTATTCTGCTTTCAGCGGGCGTGATATTCTTCACGCCGGACTATTTTCGGTCATTTCTCACATCATACTCACGACTATGCTGCTCACCAAACGCTCGCAACATCCTGTTCTTGCACTATTTTTCGCTATGGTTTTTTTCCTGGCTTCCGCGCCGCTTTCGTTTGCTCGCGCAGATAATGCCAGTGATATCCCTTCGCGTGCCGATGTTCAGGCGCAGCTGGATACGCTGAATAAACAAAAAGAGCTGTCGCCTCAGGAGAAACTCGTTCAACAGGATCTGACGGAAACGCTGGAAACGCTGGATAAAATTGAACGCGTAAAAGCAGAAACGGCTCAGCTTCGCCAGAAGGTCGCGCAGGCCCCGGACAACATGCGCAAGGCGACAGAGGCGCTGAGTGCGCTGAGCGACGTCGATAACGATGACGAAACCCGCAAAACGCTCGCCACGCTGTCGCTGCGTCAGCTGGAGTCGCGTGTGGCGCAGTTGCTGGACGATCTCCAGACCGCGCAGTCCGATCTCGCCACCTATAACAGCCAGCTTGTCTCGCTGCAAACGCAGCCTGAGCGCGTGCAAAACGCAATGTACACCGCGTCTCAGCAGCTTCAGCAGATCCGCAACCGCCTGAATGGGACGGATGTGGGAGATGGCGCGTTACGTGCTACGCAGCAAACGCTATTGTTGATTCAGCAGTCGTTGCTTAATGCGGAAATTGAACAGCAGCGTAAGAGCCTTGAAGGCAATACGGTACTGCAGGATACGCTGCAAAAACAGCGTGATTACGTCACCGCCAACATTAATCGTCTTGAGCACCAGCTCCAGCTGTTGCAGGAGGCGGTAAACAGCAAACGCCTGACGCTGACGGAAAAAACCGCTCAGGAAGCCGTATCGCCAGACGAGACCGCCCGCATTCAGGCCAACCCGCTGGTGAAGCAGGAGCTTGAGCTCAACCATCAGTTAAGTGAGCGTCTGATTCAGGCCACCGAAAGCGGTAACTCGCTGGTACAGCAGAATATTAAAGTCAAAAACTGGCTGGATCGCGCGCTGCAGGCGGAACGTAACATTAAAGAGCAGATTGCGGTTCTGAAAGGGAGCCTTCTGCTGTCGCGAATTTTGTACCAGCAACAGCAGACGCTGCCGTCCGCCGACGAGCTGGAGGACATGACCAACCGCATCGCGGATTTACGTCTGGAACAGTTTGACGTCAACCAGCAGCGCGATGCGCTTTTCCAG includes:
- the pdxR gene encoding MocR-like pyridoxine biosynthesis transcription factor PdxR encodes the protein MNIPGDEFYTLIAAALEKRGEETLQRTLYLAMREAVLQGRLQAESRLPGSRVIAQQLSVSRNTVNAALEQLSLEGYLLRSRQGTRVAQLAQRGNRQDFPEPTITLAKRVTQLPEPTPRETPVLAFTPGTPAINYFPLPLWRRLYDRVLREEGSALLGYGDPAGESSLREAIARHLALSRGIDCDASQIIITEGALEGVNLCTQLLSEPGDLAWIEDPGYAGAKSAFAKSGLTMIGLPVDDEGMDWEGQPAARPTLIFTSPSHQFPYGSVLSARRRLSLLALALQHKAWIIEDDYDSEFRYSGEPVPAMLGMVNNAPVVYLGTFSKTLFPSLRIGFMVIPPSLANAARPAIGALLRGGHRAEQRTLALFIEEGHYARHLAAMRRLYRKRYRQLREVLNAELHVAHRVLAAEGGMHLTVAIDGINDKVIVQQAKAFQLAPAALSGYYLTPKQGQTGLVLGYGNTSASQFASGIRRLQTLITQQQDEKA
- the maa gene encoding maltose O-acetyltransferase, with product MSTEKQKMIAGEHYCPGDETLRADRLRARHLIHRYNHTAPDAKTERQTILAELLGQSAGAYIEPSFRCDYGYNIYLGKEFYANFDCVMLDVCPIHIGDNCMLAPGVHIYTATHPLDPDERNSGVEFGKPVTIGNNVWIGGRAVINPGVTLGDNVVVASGAVVTKDVPANAVVGGNPAKIIKML
- a CDS encoding type B 50S ribosomal protein L31 is translated as MKPDIHPAYRTVVFHDTSANEYFKVGSTIKTDREIELDGETYPYITIEVSSKSHPFYTGKQKTFSTDGSAARFRKRFGGFLNAKRG
- the ykgO gene encoding type B 50S ribosomal protein L36; this translates as MQVLNSLRSAKQRHPDCQIVKRKGRLYVICKSNPRFKAVQGRKKRR
- a CDS encoding HHA domain-containing protein; this encodes MSDKPLTKVDYLMRLRRCQSIDTLERVIEKNKYELSDNELAVFYSAADHRLAELTMNKLYDKIPTSVWKFVR
- a CDS encoding EAL domain-containing protein, with amino-acid sequence MKTRHLVSLVTGILIFSVLVPICLSIWLAHRQAEDKFEDVLNSYASRVLLRTDRVVNQAKEALTRLQAFEGPPCSYLHLREMRRVAFSWRYVQEVIYIDNLKPLCSSLEQDSDAAAFPPPMRITADGYSAWLTTQNDLGFNRYMAVLGKGHYLVLVDPASLVDVIPFGEIAIDAALVGSSTHLVFASSNTLAPHIRNMTVDREMTRVQYNGSMYIIKPVPELGFNIVAWAALKPLAETWHRQLLFWLPFGMLISLLAALFVLRILRRIQSPRYRLLDAINNREFVVNYQPIVALCSGKIVGAEALARWPQPDGSHLSPDIFVPLAEQTGLITQLTQLVIEKVFEDMGHWLHLHGDQHISINLAPADLLSGKLPPLLSQLLNKWKVHPGQIALELTERGFADPKISAPAIAAFRRSGHAIYIDDFGTGYSSLSYLQDLDVDTLKIDKSFVGALEYKNVTPHIIEMAKSLNLAMVAEGIETDGQLRWLHLHGVQYGQGWYYSKALPKAEFILWAEDNLGIHSA
- a CDS encoding GNAT family N-acetyltransferase; the encoded protein is MSTFNQFGQPIGDELIDWQPRQAPSRVHLHGCYCRLEPLRVEHADALFSAYLLAEDTRSWTWLLREPDATAGEFAAWVASVCELPDPIHFTVIDNQTQAPVGTLALMRIDPTNGVMEVGHVHFSPLLSRTPMSTEAQYLLMQYAFDVLGYRRYEWKCNSLNEPSRKAALRLGFQFEGRFRQALVTKGHNRDTDWFSIIDSEWPILAKAFENWLATDNFTADGKQIRSLESWRETRV
- the tomB gene encoding Hha toxicity modulator TomB, which translates into the protein MDEYSPKRHDIAQLKFLCESLYHDCLANLDESNHGWVNDPTSAINLQLNELIEHIATFALNYKIKYNEDNKLIEQIDEYLDDTFMLFSSYGINAQDLQKWRKSGNRLFRCFVNVSRANPVSLSC
- a CDS encoding YlaC family protein, whose amino-acid sequence is MTEIQRLLTATIDDLNHREKRDNRPRFSISFIRKHPGLFVAMYAAWLATLVVMLTSETLVDSVWLLVVLFVVFNAFFFFDVNPRYRYEDIDVLDFRVCYNGEWYNTRFVPTELIDSILHSPAVETGQKEKLQKMVSTKGQLSFYDVFTLSRPAAA